ttttgcactttaAAACAACAAGTTATGTTTCGTTTATAGCGTCACACATTAAAGAAGTACATCTCGCAACACAAACAGAAAGAGATGAATTATTCTCCAGTATGTAAAAATACTAAAGTGATGAATtttcaccctgaggaacgtatgagggttaaaaaaattgtagaatgtttattttaaaattgaatttgttatGTACCTGACGGTATATCAGACGGGAGTCGTTTTCCTCAGCGTGTCGAAAGCCCATTCGCTACCCCTAACCGGGGGTGGTGGAGGCAGAGGTCCATCAAGATCGAAAGTCACGAATTCGTGCTGAACACTTGGGCTAtactcttcttcctcttcctgcAGTACGTCGGCCGTTGTACTGACCTGAAATTTATTTCGAGAGCTCCAAACTGATTGTAAACCTAGTTGAACAGTACAGTATACGCTCAGAGGTTTACAGACCAGTGTTTTTTCCGTAAATGGTAGGTTACTAGGTGAAAATATCAGAGAGAAAAATTGTTCTGTCTTCTATAAGCTACGTAACGAAGAACAACAACATAATTGGCATGTTTGCatttaaacataaaaaattgaTGTGCACCTTAATTGCACTTAATTGCAATAATGCGCCTTAAACCATTGCACAGCTTATAGAAAACAGAAGATCTTTTCCCTCTAACATTTTTTTGTACAGTATTTATAGTTCAATAATCGAGTTAGAATGATACTAACATTGTTTTTGTCATGTCTTTGATGAACAATAGAAATAATGaagtttttaaatatctttttaccTTTTAAATTGAGAGTAGCGTAACCTAGTTTAGACTAGTGCCTAGAATCATCATGTACCTTGTGAAATAAAAGTTGTTGTTAACCCTGTATAGATCGAATTTTTGTTAtgaatgtaaacaaatttttataacctGACAAGAGTAACCCgtaataattactagactgcggatttttatgaatttccgaagaaattggctgggtgaatgattagaaaaatctaagaGTATTGTTATgttttcaatttgaaaaatctattaaggaatgaagtgaatttttatttaactcctgctgtCCACAATcgtgttcaaaatatttttatttcgtataaagatccgcagtctaataattactgcTTCTTGGTTAAAAAGGAAACACAACAGAACAAGTTACTTTTGTTACATTGTTGCtctaagaataaaataaaaaatattaatattacacTAGGTTATGAATTTCACTTTTGCTGATTTAACTTTGGAGAATTAGTTAATTATACGTTGTAAAATAGGTCGACTCCAGGCACAGGTTCAAATTCGGCTGTTCTCCCATTTCTCTAAATTATAAATcgtaatttaaacatattttgaagtaTGTTTTACCGTTTGAGTGGTGAGGTCTCTAGGAAACTGTCTGGAATAATCATGATAATCCAGATTCGGTGGAGGCGGTAAGAATTCGTCGAAATCGACATGATCTACCGAATCCCTACCGAAGAAGTATCTTTTCTGATGCCTCTCGCAGAGAAACCCACTGTGACCAATGGTCGAGTGATTTGAATGATGCACGTGGTGATTGTCTAAATGATACACTCCCTGAAAACAGACATTATTAGTTAAAAGAACATATTAATATGAatcaaaattaatgttttatCACTTATTTAAACTCTACAAACTACCACTAAATACAATTCACTAATATCTCCTTGTccttttcatttgaaaaatacTGTGTTGTTCAAATGCTGCAATTTTTAAGTACAAAAGGACAACAATATCATTGCTCTTGGAAATAATTGAGCCTTTGTTTTCGAAAGTGGTATAAGTCCattcatttattaaattttttataaatttttgttacgTCTATATCTGATTAAAACTACTATCTCATTTTGTTTCAAAAATGAACTTATACTAGGTGAAAGAAAATAGACGAACCCCCATCTGCATAACCATAAGCAACACGCATTATAGTATTTAGCAGATTAGTTAACATAGCGTTTGCTGACGAACAAGTTTCGATAATGGGTTTACTGTAATCCCTTTGAATAAGAAACACACGAACTGAAACCTATTTGATCGCTGAAACCCTGTGTTctcgtaaaaattaattaatcttaTTTAATAATAAGTAAACAGTGGCGGCCATATGCTAACGAATACTTTATATTTGAACTGTAATGCTTCTACGACATTAGCCAATAGTGTTTTGTGTTTTAGTTACGTATGCTTTATACTTATAAATAATGTAATTCATTTGTGTATAAATGTATAATGTTGAAGTGCAGATTAAATGAAGTTTCATTTTGTTAAGTGTACTTAGGTATCCTACATGTCCGCCACTGTATGTATACTTCCGCCTTCGAGCTCCAAGGGTTCGAGAGTATCATATACAAggccggccatctggggggtgcggcggatgctatgcaccggAGCCCCGCGATTCAGAGGGCCCCAACACgatcaagaactaaaataatctaatttttctgaagtaattaatgtattacaaaaacaaaatcacgcattgaataaacatgcattagtaatatacagggtgagttctGTTtctgaagaaacagaacacctaaatatctacgttacttttcgttgtacaaaaaaacttcttagggcaaagttacactgtttgaagggccacatgtaacggtgttacatacaccattactgtcgtactaagacgttacacaagtaagcaaaggctaacatcaatttcaatatcaatgtcaatttttcaatttcaacttcaatttcaatatcaactcttcaactccattttcaacttcaatttttcaatttcaactttaatttcaactcttccatttcaattttaatttttcaatttcatttcgtttatatcaacttcaatttcaatttcaactcgtcaatttcaactcttcaattccaatttttcaattgcatttcgttaatttcaactcttcaattccaatttttcaattgcatttcgttaatttcaactcttcaatttcaacgtcaatttttcaatttcaatttcaacttcaatttcaatatcaacccttcaacttcaatttcaacttcaatttcaatttttcaatttcaacttcaactcttcaatttcaattcgttaatttcaaatcttcaatttcattttcaacgtcaatttttctatttcaatttcaactcttcaatttacactagcaagtaaacgctaacgttttagtacgacagtaatggtgttttaaagttatttaaattgaaatatctcctgaactatgaACTTTTCGaaatacatgggttagtacttttttataacaaatgtccTGCTGCATcgtttgatgtattaaaaaatacctcaaccattaaaaaaaatatcaatgaccttgaaatcttgtacagaaatgaccttgaaaattttttcccttacaccgttacatgtggtccttcaaacagtgtaacgttgtcctaagaagtttttttgtacaacgaaaagtaacggagatatttaggtgttctgtttcttcggactcaccctgtatgttcgtgtttgtaaattttttgttactttacaaaaaatttggggccccaaatggtttcttgcacccaggcccctttatagagaaggccggccctgATCATATAGTGTCAAAGTCCGTCTCAAAGAGAACCGATACTTTAAATCCTTGCGATGTGCGGTGGAAACCACCTAGGGACGGGAAGTCAAGAGTGTCACTTGTTTCGGAGTGCGATGGCATTGCGCGAATGAGATCTCGAGTGCTTGGAGACCGAGTGCTAACACTCGTTTCTACTTCGCCTTTCGTTTTCATCCGGTGTCTGTTTACCAGTTAAATGCAATTTAAGTCTAGTTGCTTGATGGTAGTTCGCGAGTACCGGAATTTACTTAACGTTGGCTAACGCGTGCTGCGTCGCCAACTAGAAACATATGCAGACGAGGGTCCCAATGAAAAGTTAATTAAACAGAGCGAGGAACTTGGACAGAATAATCTTCACATTGCTTGTTCAGTGTTTTCAACGCGTATCGAATAATTATTTACAGAATAAGGCGTACGGAATTTTCCTGTCCATTGCTAACAAAGTTCTacaaatgattttacagtaaTCTGATTTCACAGTaaagttataaatatttgttggGGCAAAGTGATTTTAGGAACACCGGAATAAATTCCTTTCGCCGACAGGAATATCTTtcatgtaataaaataaaaattacattaatcGATAACGTGTTTTGACTTGTATAAATCACGATGttaattatttgtaaataattgCTGGATTGATACCGATATTATAGTTTACTCCAAtttcaaaaatgttttatattatttttacttaCAATTATTAtgttttcaaataattaaaacgtTTGCTAGGTTTTACTCGTgtcaaaaatcgtgcgagatGAATTTGACGAAAAAAGGCcgagaacttatttgtacacctaataagtactcaatttgtggcaattaaactaactgaatagctgtttcattgaggatatcggaaagactaatgtgtctacacgagatatatcatcaaaagtaaattttttaaaattgttaattaGAGCAGTGAACGGTCCCAAGCATTACCAATTGTATAGCTACAAAAATCGTCCGTTGCCCGAGGGTTGAAGCAATTATTGCAACTGAAGGCGGAGttgaaaaaatggaaatttttcaTGTATTCTTAACGAAGAATTATATCAAGTACTGTGATTTTACCTTTGCGCAACACGGAAAAATAAAATTCTCGCGCAGCTGCTCGAGTATTAAATTAATGGAAAGAATGTTGAAACGGTATTTCAACGGTAAATGAATTTTAAGGGGTGTAATTGCTGCAGCATATTGCGTGTAACACTCGGGAATGATAGAAGTTGTAGGAAGAAGCTCTCCGTTGGTAAACTTGGAATGTAAAGGTAAACTTCACGTTCAAATTTGCGCTTCGTACGCGGAAGACTTAACCACCTGGATACTTGACTAAGCCAGAAGTTTATTTACATAGGGGTTTTATTTTACCCTGGGAACCTCGAGATTGCGCCTGAATTTTTCACGGAGCAACTTATCTCCTTTAAAACTTTTCGAAATCCCGGGGATTCGCGAGGCGCGACTGACGAGAGCAGcgaattattaaaaagaaaagataAATCTCTTAGGCGAAAGTTTTCTGAATACAAATGAAAAGTTGGATCGCGGAAAGTTTCAAATTATCGGTGTATATTTCAGACGCTTCTCACCGTAGAAAGAAATGTATTCGTTTCCACTTAACCCTCGTGTTCTCGCCGAAAGatatttcacatattaatgaTTTGCGAATCGAGATTCAGATCGATTTAAAATAACGAACTCGTCTGAAATTAAACTAAATTTGCTCAAAAAGATAAACAACTgtcatattaatttatatacattaatcaatAGTGTGTTTTGACTTGTAAATCACAATGTAAATTTCTTGTAAATACTTGATTGATACCTTTATTATAGTTTACTacacacaatttcaaaaaattttatattatttttaactacAAGTATCAtgttttaaaacaattaaaatgtTTCCCAGGTTTTACTCGAATTAAAAATCGTGTGGGATGAGCTTGATAGTAAAATAGAAACTATAGTTACTGCAAGAAAGAACCAATTTCTTTACTCTAATTAAGTAaaaggtttaattaataatgtgGTTTTCCCCTTGTAAATTACAATGTTCATTACTTGTAAATACTTGATCGATATCGATTTCATAGTTCACtctaatttgaaaaatgtttaatattatgtTTAACTTCAAGTACtactttttaaaatataacTAAGTGTGGGATATATGAAttttatcgtaaaataaaaactatAGTTACTGCAAGAAAGAATTACACACCAATGGGTTTGGAATTGTACTGAAATATGTATAATGCCAGCTTAATCACCATGAAATAAACACAAGCACTACTCAAAACAGTAATTGGTGCGCAGAGGTGGTGTGCATACTGATATGCGTCGTTTAAGTAAAGATTAAAAACCACTAACTCGTTATCGAGTCTACAAGCTTATCAAATATAATGGTTTTATGTTTTAAACAGAACGTTGTATCTCTTGTATAATTATTACATAAATTTGCTTCACCATCCTCTTAATTTTCGTTCactttcaaacaatgaaaaatttcaaattgtacTCGTTACCATTATTTAAATCTCCGTGCCGTGTTACCTGCTAAAACTTCGAACATTTTAATAGGACATTGTTCCTTAACTCATTAATTCATTCAAATATGTTTACCTGCTAAAACTTCGAACATTTTAATAGGACAGTGTTCCTTAACTCATTAACTCATTCAAATATGTCTAAAATGTATCAGATTAAATTTCAGGGAGATAACGGTAATACAGGAATGTCCtacaacattttttttacagaaaattcaGGAATCCAGAACAATGGCAGGCAAAAGTTGTCTTTAGTTTGTTATAGTTGAATGAAATTCCGGTCGGCAAGAATTCGGTTCCGATGCCGGAAATTACTGTACTTTCGCCGCTTTGAAACTTCGCCAAATAAAGGCTAACGATTTGCAATTTGCGTAATGGTTATACTTAAGCGGATGTTAATTCTGTCCAAGTTCCGAACGGTGAGCGGTTGCCGATCCGCGGAAGTCGTGGAAAAGAAGCTAATACTACCAACCCCGTAATTTTTCCTCCTGGAATCTCTTCGTACCAGTTCTCTCTGGTGCCAAGAAATATACAAGAAAATGGCGTAAGTGCCAGCGACCTCGGTCGTGATGAAGCCACTCACGTACAGCAAAAATGAGAATCCGTACCTGTAGGTAAAGGGTGGTCCCTGAAATCGCAAGATTGCTACGAAGATATTCATTCGTACAAGCGCGATACAGATAAGAAGTAATCCGCGCCACCGAACAAAATATGAGATTCAGaactttcgtttcttttttatttttcttttggtCATGTTCTCCGAAAATACCGGAATTTTGCAACGTTACGAAAAAtcaatatgaaaatatatttacaatttaatatttaatcggAAACAAGCTGTCCGCCAAGTCCCGCGGAAAATTCTGTTACATTTTCTATCAAAGCGATTTTTTTAACGGAAAAACTTCGAAAATAATTTACATCGATTTTCACGTTCAGCGAATTCGTTTAACAGTTTTCTTAAACTAGCTTGTTACACTGATAATATACTGCgaattttttatgcaaaataaaagtttagaGAATTAGTAGAtacaaagtaattttttctcataataattaaaaattcttaaCTTGTTCTGACGTTTTTAAATTTcccattctcgagaaattttcaatatttgaactgctataatttcgttaaacaagGTGGTACGGCAATATGCAATTTGCACCCTCTACTTTTGCTTGACACAGCATTGGGAAACTGAAAACACATTTTTCTTACTAATATCGTATACAAATATCCTGGGAAGAAATAAATGATGAAAATTGAGGATTCGAGCTTTAAAATAAGTCCTTTATTATTGCACCGTTTTGTTAAATGAAATGATCATAgttcaaatattgaaaattatacgACAATGGaaattgttcaaatactttttggaaccactgtgaatgcataaaatccgcagtttagtaattaattagtGTATTCCATAGTGATTACCTCGTCCGCAAATTAAAATTGATGAAAATTAACCTTGAAAAATACGCCAATTGGGATGTTCACATTGTGTTTAATTTGTCCCGTGTCTCAGCTACGATTTTATTAGttttaacaatataattaaCGTGTTGACGAAGCGGAGAGCTCAAGATAATTTAAGATGAAACAGAACTTTTCGTGGAACGCGACAAGTTAACAAAAATGTTGTAATGTAGTCTAGAGAGTCACATTTGACTGACCTGAAACGACGACCTTGGTCTAAGTTTACTACCAACTTCAGCTTTGAACACAGATATGTACATCACCATTCCCACCAGCATTAACAAACCTGAAAGGGAAACCAATTTAATAACCCGAGCCTTATCTCTCTGCCACAGTTCCAGCGACAATTTCACGGTGACTGACTGAGATAATAACAATCGATTGGGTAACCGTAATGCGATTGTTTAAACTTTAATCCCCCTTTTCCACAGTCGTTTCGCAGTGCTACGCAATATTCGATTCGTAATGGTCGAGAGAAAAATTTCATCATACAAAGAGTgtcatcatttttttaaaagaatAAACAATTTCCACAGTACCGAAcgcttaaaaataaaataaagatcgAGTACTCTATTACCAGGTATTTACAGTGCTGAAATATTACTTAATTTTTGAGCGTGAATAGAAAATAGGTatagtataatttttattaatattgacGAATGGTAAACGGTGATTTAACCCTCATACATTTTTACAGGTGAAAATCCACCCATTTTCTTTTGTTAGTTACTGTAATTGCCAGATTTCCTACCCATAGGGAAGACTCAACTTTaatcgaccatagctcctcaactattgatcctagaggatcgaaacttcgatctgcatccgcgccgggtacaaatctactgaattacataccaaatacatcataattcgtaagagaaaggtactaattttgagtgcggtagagtaaagtttaccctaaaCTATTATATTACAAATGTAATacatacaacaaaaatgggtgAAGTTCTACTAGGTATTATTTCGTGGAACTATAGAGGGTGTctctgacctgacattttaaattgcgcGCCATCTTTTTTTGTGGCGAACATAGAGTACTAATTTTTGACAACTGGCATTAGGAAGTATTGAGGTTTAGTCATGGAGAATTACACGACCGAGCAACCcatagaaattgtgaaaattcactACAAAAACTGGTGAAAAGTTTTCAGAGACTATTTTATTTACGTAGCCACTACGTTGAAAATGCGACTCATCGCTAAAgatgattttcttcgaaaaatcgcCATCAATTTGTTGATGCTCCAATATCTGACTGGCGAAtgtacggcgcggcgcacagtgggccaggaaccgatctttttggacaaaaatctgccgacaactcagtttttcatcgattcaattgaaattttttgaaaaatgttcgtgaaggactatactttgatgacgtgctgcgcgaaaatcgttaactgtcacaatcaagaatccttatctacaaagcccaataactccgatacgcaaaattctttgaaagagctatcaatcacaGTTGATGTTGTCAAACAGGGAGACTGGTacacagtgccgtaacgagggtatgaagcgcctgtggcaagtgtctaacttgcgcctccccgtaacctaataataatgacaaaaaaataaaaaattttaatgtaacaagttaaatatttactaaatgcaatatattaaatatgtactattaacctcatcaaaatgagttgcctgtatatacaataatgtatttgtcaaggtacttgtatgaataaataatctataacctaaataagaacaaatttttattcatattcaatgacgacaaaataaaagaaatacaaaacataggtatatgttaaaataatctaataaaaacataaaacagttcagcatattttatgaagcaatttttctcgttttttcatttgcaaacacatctattGTATCGTCATGatttaatgttttggcaacatcttttttaattgatattatagacatgttgttcaatcgctcttgtccaatagaagtacgaaggtacgattttacaatttttaatttgctaaacgaacgtttgcaggaagctgttgttacaggctttgttatgaaaatccttaactctatgtctagatttggatacgtgttttaTAATGAGAGTTCataatttttttgcaagatttgaaaagcaTCCAAGCGACTCTCAACCGGGTtggtattctttgttttgcgccccaaacccagttgcgcccgtgacgggcgcctctttcg
This genomic stretch from Lasioglossum baleicum chromosome 13, iyLasBale1, whole genome shotgun sequence harbors:
- the Stg-1 gene encoding stargazin related protein STG-1; translation: MTRGRLVVMSCCCWCCDGLGGAGSSSAGAGGVVTGASGGSVVVGSDANNAGGGGLGIASGLSAMLSLVVVTVAISTGEWLLTEEKLPKSSSNTSAEPDSKVTYSGLWRVCVAISSRMEYECSSIDYFPNEEYSPDPSDSTMAIPYAVTKSAMFFFAATSLLVVAEVCYFTAHVTHPRHRLCVFVAGVVFIVSGLLMLVGMVMYISVFKAEVGSKLRPRSSFQGPPFTYRYGFSFLLYVSGFITTEVAGTYAIFLYISWHQRELVRRDSRRKNYGGVYHLDNHHVHHSNHSTIGHSGFLCERHQKRYFFGRDSVDHVDFDEFLPPPPNLDYHDYSRQFPRDLTTQTVSTTADVLQEEEEEYSPSVQHEFVTFDLDGPLPPPPPVRGSEWAFDTLRKTTPV